The following proteins come from a genomic window of Ornithinimicrobium cryptoxanthini:
- a CDS encoding undecaprenyl-diphosphate phosphatase — protein MGYLEAIVLGLVQGLTEFLPVSSSAHISIVGQLFGTGDPGAAFTAISQLGTEAAVLVFFFRDIVRIIRQWALSLTGRVPRNDPDARMGWLVIIGSIPIGVLGFTLQDYIETDLRSLWLTATMLLVFALVIFAADRFASRVSHPKELREITWRDGILYGLAQSLALVPGVSRSGGTIAAGLFMGYSRETAARYSFLLAIPAVLGSGFYQVLKISDNAVPPQWGQIWVATGIAFVVALAVIAWFMRYITTHTFTPFVIYRIALALVLFALLGTGVLVA, from the coding sequence ATGGGATATCTCGAGGCGATCGTCCTGGGCCTGGTCCAGGGACTCACCGAGTTCCTCCCGGTCAGCTCCAGCGCGCACATCTCGATCGTCGGTCAGCTCTTTGGCACGGGTGACCCGGGCGCTGCGTTCACGGCCATCAGCCAGCTCGGCACCGAGGCCGCGGTCCTGGTGTTCTTCTTTCGGGACATCGTGCGGATCATCCGGCAGTGGGCGCTCTCCCTGACCGGCCGGGTGCCGCGCAACGACCCGGACGCCCGCATGGGCTGGCTGGTCATCATCGGCTCGATCCCGATCGGGGTGCTCGGCTTCACGCTGCAGGACTACATCGAGACCGACCTGCGCAGTCTGTGGCTCACCGCCACAATGCTTCTAGTGTTCGCCCTGGTGATCTTTGCCGCGGACCGGTTTGCCTCCCGGGTCTCCCACCCCAAGGAGCTGCGAGAGATCACCTGGCGCGACGGCATACTCTATGGATTGGCCCAGTCACTGGCCCTGGTCCCGGGTGTCTCCCGCAGCGGCGGGACGATCGCCGCCGGTCTGTTCATGGGCTACAGCCGCGAGACGGCCGCCCGCTACAGCTTCTTGCTGGCGATCCCCGCGGTGCTCGGGTCGGGTTTCTACCAGGTGCTGAAGATCTCGGACAACGCGGTTCCGCCGCAGTGGGGCCAGATCTGGGTCGCCACGGGCATCGCCTTCGTCGTCGCGCTCGCGGTCATCGCCTGGTTCATGCGCTACATCACCACTCAC
- a CDS encoding DUF4233 domain-containing protein produces the protein MTWLRHIRFSGVPGKMTRRLASIVLAGLAMTVFFGGLVARQLELTQGGEADRANLLLAGACALAVLAIVAAGTLRRPWGLTLGWVVLGLTALSTVVLTAMGIVTVLFGALWGLALVQGPKMEEMTRAWIAEHGNVHPDERVPDPDPTERPEREDTT, from the coding sequence GTGACCTGGCTGCGACACATCCGCTTCTCCGGGGTGCCCGGAAAGATGACCCGCCGGCTGGCCTCGATCGTCCTCGCCGGGCTGGCCATGACCGTGTTCTTCGGCGGGCTGGTGGCACGTCAGCTGGAGCTGACCCAGGGCGGCGAGGCAGACCGCGCCAACCTGCTGCTGGCGGGCGCCTGCGCGCTGGCGGTCCTGGCCATCGTGGCGGCCGGGACGTTGCGTCGCCCGTGGGGACTGACCCTCGGGTGGGTCGTCCTCGGGCTGACCGCACTGAGCACCGTCGTGCTGACCGCCATGGGGATCGTCACCGTCCTCTTCGGCGCGTTGTGGGGGCTCGCCCTGGTCCAGGGCCCCAAGATGGAGGAGATGACCAGGGCCTGGATCGCCGAGCACGGCAACGTGCATCCCGATGAGCGAGTGCCCGATCCCGACCCCACCGAGCGCCCTGAACGTGAGGACACCACCTGA
- a CDS encoding bifunctional folylpolyglutamate synthase/dihydrofolate synthase — MTFSGETPGDRRRRREGAGGQQVDPAVAARMAQVTEEILARSPENVIEPTLDRVAQVMDLLGHPQRNFPMIHITGTNGKTTTTRMVERLLRELGLKTGRFTSPHLHDVRERISIAGEPVSAERFLAAYDDVMPFVHMVDETSVAEGGPRITYFELLVIVAYAVFSDAPVDVAVVEVGLGGAWDATNVADGSVAVVAPVAIDHTRLLGDNLIDIATEKSGIIKSDAIAVLGVQENEVMQLLLERCDDVGAVAQVEGLAYGVLEREIAVGGQLISLRGLAGDYTDIFLPLFGEHQVHNAAMALAAVEAFVGGGEQPLDADVVREGFAGVTSPGRMEVVRRSPTVIVDAAHNPAGIAAMSEAIRESFTFHRLVGVVAILQEKDASSMLELLEPLLDHIVVSRSTSPRSIPPQRLGEMAVELFGEDRVTVVENLPDALDLAAGLADEGGMTGAVLATGSITTVADVRMLLRADGQGDLPS; from the coding sequence ATGACCTTTTCAGGTGAGACCCCGGGCGACCGGCGTCGCAGGCGCGAGGGTGCGGGCGGCCAGCAGGTCGACCCGGCGGTCGCGGCGCGGATGGCACAGGTGACCGAGGAGATCCTGGCGCGGTCGCCCGAGAACGTCATCGAGCCGACCCTTGACCGGGTGGCGCAGGTGATGGACCTGCTCGGTCATCCGCAGCGCAACTTCCCGATGATTCACATCACCGGCACCAACGGCAAGACCACGACCACGCGGATGGTGGAGCGGCTGTTGCGCGAGCTGGGCCTGAAGACCGGCCGGTTCACCAGCCCGCACCTGCACGACGTGCGCGAGCGCATCAGCATCGCCGGCGAGCCGGTCAGCGCTGAGCGGTTCTTGGCGGCGTATGACGACGTCATGCCGTTCGTGCACATGGTCGACGAGACGTCGGTTGCCGAGGGTGGCCCGCGGATCACCTATTTCGAGCTGCTGGTGATCGTGGCCTATGCCGTGTTCTCCGACGCGCCGGTCGACGTCGCCGTGGTCGAGGTCGGGCTCGGCGGCGCCTGGGACGCGACCAACGTGGCCGATGGCTCGGTCGCCGTCGTGGCCCCCGTGGCGATCGACCACACCCGGCTGCTGGGGGACAACCTGATCGACATCGCCACCGAGAAGTCGGGCATCATCAAGTCCGACGCGATCGCCGTGCTCGGCGTGCAGGAGAACGAGGTCATGCAGCTGCTCCTGGAGCGCTGCGACGATGTGGGCGCCGTCGCGCAGGTCGAAGGTCTGGCCTATGGCGTGCTCGAGCGAGAGATCGCCGTCGGTGGACAGCTCATCTCGCTGCGCGGGCTGGCGGGAGACTACACCGACATCTTCCTGCCGCTGTTCGGCGAGCACCAGGTGCACAACGCCGCGATGGCGCTCGCGGCCGTCGAGGCGTTCGTCGGCGGGGGCGAGCAGCCTCTGGACGCCGACGTCGTGCGGGAGGGCTTCGCGGGGGTGACCTCGCCGGGACGGATGGAGGTCGTGCGTCGCAGCCCCACCGTGATCGTCGATGCCGCCCACAACCCGGCCGGCATCGCCGCGATGAGCGAGGCGATCCGAGAGTCCTTCACCTTCCACCGGCTGGTCGGTGTGGTGGCGATTCTGCAGGAGAAGGACGCCTCCTCGATGCTCGAGCTGCTCGAGCCGCTGCTGGACCACATCGTCGTCTCCCGCAGCACCTCGCCGCGCTCGATCCCGCCACAGCGGCTCGGGGAGATGGCGGTCGAGCTCTTTGGTGAGGACCGGGTGACGGTCGTGGAGAACCTGCCCGACGCGCTCGACCTCGCGGCCGGGCTGGCCGACGAGGGCGGGATGACAGGGGCAGTCCTGGCCACCGGCTCCATCACCACGGTGGCCGACGTCCGCATGCTGCTGAGAGCCGACGGTCAGGGGGACCTGCCCTCGTGA